The DNA region GATGTGCCTGCACACCGTGGTGCTGGATCCCCGGCGCCAGGGCCGGATGTTCGCCGCCATCTCCGCCGCCGGGGTGTTCCGCAGCGACGACGACGGTGAGTCCTGGCGGCCGGCCAACCGCGGGCTCCACTCCGAGGGCATACCCGACGCGGAAGCCGAGGTGGGCCACTGCGTGCACCGCATCGCCCTGCACCCGTCGCGTCCCGACGTGCTGTTCATGCAGAAGCACTGGGACGTCATGCGCAGTGACGACGGCGGGGACTCCTGGCACGAGATCAGCGGGAACCTGCCGAGCGACTTCGGGTTCCCGATCGACGTCCACTCGCATGAGCCGGACACGGTCTACGTCGTTCCGATCAAGAGCGACTCCGAGCACTACCCGCCCGACGGCAGGCTGCGGGTGTACCGCAGCCGCACCGGCGGCAACGAATGGGAGCCGCTGACCACCGGGCTCCCGCAGAGCCACTGCTACGTGAACGTGCTGCGCGACTCCATGGCCGTCGACGGTCTCGACCGGTGCGGCGTCTACTTCGGCACCACGGGCGGACAGGTCTATGCGTCGGCGGACGAGGGGGACAGCTGGACGGCCATCGCCCGCGACCTGCCGGCGGTGCTGTCGGTCG from Acidimicrobiales bacterium includes:
- a CDS encoding sialidase family protein, coding for MAEVRVLVGTRKGAFVITADGARRDWSIAGPHFAGWEIYHVKGSPAAPDRLYASQSTGWFGQVVQRSDDGGVTWAPVGNEFRYDGVPGTHQWYDGTPHPWEFARVWHLEPDLADPDTVYAGVEDAALFRSGDGGQTWQELSGLRGHGSGPAWQPGAGGMCLHTVVLDPRRQGRMFAAISAAGVFRSDDDGESWRPANRGLHSEGIPDAEAEVGHCVHRIALHPSRPDVLFMQKHWDVMRSDDGGDSWHEISGNLPSDFGFPIDVHSHEPDTVYVVPIKSDSEHYPPDGRLRVYRSRTGGNEWEPLTTGLPQSHCYVNVLRDSMAVDGLDRCGVYFGTTGGQVYASADEGDSWTAIARDLPAVLSVEVQTLP